One window from the genome of Grus americana isolate bGruAme1 chromosome 2, bGruAme1.mat, whole genome shotgun sequence encodes:
- the CEP76 gene encoding centrosomal protein of 76 kDa isoform X1 yields the protein MSLPPEKASELKQIIHQQLVKMDVHGRIREVLAETIREELAPEHQQLSTEDLIKALRQRGIIDDVMKELKFITDVNEKERTSAPKPSTHFVDREPSVLKKTNIDPTRRYLYLQVLGGKAFLEHLQEPEPLPGQICSTFTLCLHFRNQRFRSKPVPCACEPDFHDGFLLEVHKDSLGDGSKMVDATTMLSICDPVHMVLIKTDTFGETTLVASYFLEWRSVLAAENGVTNVAVELLGVGTESKVSVGVLNIRLEMYPQLSKTLSPEVTNTQFALEHQKTAEKERLFLVYAKQWWREYLQIRPTHNVRLVKIFAQDENGVNRPVCSYIRPLRAGRLLDTPRQAARFVSVLGYERAPVIGGGGGKQEQWCTLLAFICRNKGDCEDHANLLCSLLLGFGLEAFVCVGTKAKGVPHTWVMTCGTDGTITFWESLTGHRYIHRPINPDDPPLVEQPKPLYPYRTIGCIFNHQKFFGNCQPSDAVEVCVFDLHDASKWKPMSGEAIKSVCSPGTTSSVPPFPPLCASTIDAAITSNEIELQLRILVSEHRKDLGLSTVWDDQLSYLLSPALAAYELERTTSISAGNEEFQDAVRRAVPDGHTFKGFPIHFVYRNARRAFATCLRSPFCEEIICCRGDQVRLAVRVRVFTYPESACAVWIMFACKYRSVL from the exons atggaCGTCCATGGCAGGATCAGAGAAGTTCTTGCTGAGACGATACGTGAAGAGTTAGCACCTGAGCATCAGCAGTTATCCACAGAAGATCTGATAAAAGCCTTAAGACAACGAGGAATCATTGATGATGTTATGAAGGAACTTAAATTCATAACT GATGTGAATGAAAAGGAGAGGACTTCGGCTCCAAAACCATCAACACATTTTGTTGACAGAGAACcatcagttttgaaaaaaa CTAACATTGACCCAACACGGAGGTATCTTTACCTTCAGGTTTTGGGTGGAAAAGCTTTTCTGGAACATCTTCAGGAACCGGAGCCTCTGCCTGGCCAAATCTGTTCTACCTTCACTCTGTGTTTACACTTTCGAAATCAGCGCTTCCGTTCTAAACCTGTCCCTTGTGCCTGTGAGCCAGATTTTCATGATGGTTTTTTACTTGAAGTACACAAGGATAGCCTAG GTGATGGAAGTAAAATGGTGGATGCAACCACTATGTTATCTATATGTGATCCAGTGCATATGGTTCTGATCAAAACAGACACATTTGGTGAGACAACACTAGTAGCATCCTATTTCTTGGAGTGGCGATCTGTCTTGGCTGCAGAGAATGGTGTAACAAACGTTGCTGTTGAACTCCTGGGTGTAG GTACAGAATCAAAGGTTTCTGTTGGTGTTTTAAACATCAGACTGGAAATGTATCCACAGCTTAGTAAGACACTGTCTCCAGAGGTAACTAATACTCAA TTTGCTTTGGAGcatcagaaaacagcagaaaaagaacgATTATTTCTTGTATATGCTAAACAGTGGTGGAGAGAGTACCTACAGATAAGACCTACACACAACGTAAGGCTGGTAAAGATTTTTGCACAG GATGAAAATGGGGTAAACCGCCCAGTATGTTCATATATCAGACCACTTCGAGCAGGCCGCTTACTAGACACTCCAAGACAAGCAGCACGATTTGTCAGTGTCCTGGGTTATGAAAGAGCTCCTGTCATCGGAGGAGGTGGTGGCAAACAAGAACAGTGGTGCACCCTTCTTGCTTTTATATGTAGAAACAAG GGTGACTGTGAAGATCATGCTAACCTTCTGTGCAGTCTTCTTCTTGGTTTTGGATTGGAAGCCTTTGTGTGTGTtggaacaaaagcaaaaggagtCCCCCACACTTGGGTAATGACTTGTGGAACTGATGGAACAATTACTTTTTGGGAGAGCTTAACAGGACATAG GTACATCCACAGACCTATCAACCCTGATGACCCTCCACTAGTTGAACAACCCAAGCCCCTGTATCCTTATCGCACAATAGGTTGTATCTTCAACCACCAGAAGTTCTTTGGAAATTGTCAGCCCTCTGACGCTGTGGAGGTCTGTGTGTTTGACCTGCATGATGCATCTAAGTGGAAACCCATGAGTGGAGAAGCAATAAAATCTGTATGTTCCCCTGGAACGACATCTTCAgttcccccttttcctcctctgtgtgCTTCCACAATAGATGCTGCGATAACAAGCAACGAGATAGAATTGCAGCTGAGAATACTGGTCTCTGAACACAGAAAG GATCTTGGCCTTTCTACTGTTTGGGATGACCAACTATCCTATCTGTTGTCACCAGCATTAGCAGCCTATGAGCTCGAGCGTACAACAAGCATTTCTGCAGGAAATGAAGAGTTTCAAGATGCTGTAAGAAGAGCAGTACCTGATGGTCACACATTTAAAGGGTTTCCTATCCATTTTGTATACAGAAATGCCAGGAGAGCATTTGCCACATGTCTTCG GTCTCCTTTTTGTGAAGAAATAATCTGTTGTAGGGGAGACCAAGTGCGACTTGCAGTTCGTGTACGAGTGTTTACATACCCTGAATCTGCATGTGCTGTTTGGATCATGTTTGCTTGTAAATACCGctctgtcctttaa
- the CEP76 gene encoding centrosomal protein of 76 kDa isoform X2 — MSLPPEKASELKQIIHQQLVKMDVHGRIREVLAETIREELAPEHQQLSTEDLIKALRQRGIIDDVMKELKFITDVNEKERTSAPKPSTHFVDREPSVLKKTNIDPTRRYLYLQVLGGKAFLEHLQEPEPLPGQICSTFTLCLHFRNQRFRSKPVPCACEPDFHDGFLLEVHKDSLGDGSKMVDATTMLSICDPVHMVLIKTDTFGETTLVASYFLEWRSVLAAENGVTNVAVELLGVGTESKVSVGVLNIRLEMYPQLSKTLSPEVTNTQFALEHQKTAEKERLFLVYAKQWWREYLQIRPTHNVRLVKIFAQDENGVNRPVCSYIRPLRAGRLLDTPRQAARFVSVLGYERAPVIGGGGGKQEQWCTLLAFICRNKGDCEDHANLLCSLLLGFGLEAFVCVGTKAKGVPHTWVMTCGTDGTITFWESLTGHRYIHRPINPDDPPLVEQPKPLYPYRTIGCIFNHQKFFGNCQPSDAVEVCVFDLHDASKWKPMSGEAIKSVCSPGTTSSVPPFPPLCASTIDAAITSNEIELQLRILVSEHRKH; from the exons atggaCGTCCATGGCAGGATCAGAGAAGTTCTTGCTGAGACGATACGTGAAGAGTTAGCACCTGAGCATCAGCAGTTATCCACAGAAGATCTGATAAAAGCCTTAAGACAACGAGGAATCATTGATGATGTTATGAAGGAACTTAAATTCATAACT GATGTGAATGAAAAGGAGAGGACTTCGGCTCCAAAACCATCAACACATTTTGTTGACAGAGAACcatcagttttgaaaaaaa CTAACATTGACCCAACACGGAGGTATCTTTACCTTCAGGTTTTGGGTGGAAAAGCTTTTCTGGAACATCTTCAGGAACCGGAGCCTCTGCCTGGCCAAATCTGTTCTACCTTCACTCTGTGTTTACACTTTCGAAATCAGCGCTTCCGTTCTAAACCTGTCCCTTGTGCCTGTGAGCCAGATTTTCATGATGGTTTTTTACTTGAAGTACACAAGGATAGCCTAG GTGATGGAAGTAAAATGGTGGATGCAACCACTATGTTATCTATATGTGATCCAGTGCATATGGTTCTGATCAAAACAGACACATTTGGTGAGACAACACTAGTAGCATCCTATTTCTTGGAGTGGCGATCTGTCTTGGCTGCAGAGAATGGTGTAACAAACGTTGCTGTTGAACTCCTGGGTGTAG GTACAGAATCAAAGGTTTCTGTTGGTGTTTTAAACATCAGACTGGAAATGTATCCACAGCTTAGTAAGACACTGTCTCCAGAGGTAACTAATACTCAA TTTGCTTTGGAGcatcagaaaacagcagaaaaagaacgATTATTTCTTGTATATGCTAAACAGTGGTGGAGAGAGTACCTACAGATAAGACCTACACACAACGTAAGGCTGGTAAAGATTTTTGCACAG GATGAAAATGGGGTAAACCGCCCAGTATGTTCATATATCAGACCACTTCGAGCAGGCCGCTTACTAGACACTCCAAGACAAGCAGCACGATTTGTCAGTGTCCTGGGTTATGAAAGAGCTCCTGTCATCGGAGGAGGTGGTGGCAAACAAGAACAGTGGTGCACCCTTCTTGCTTTTATATGTAGAAACAAG GGTGACTGTGAAGATCATGCTAACCTTCTGTGCAGTCTTCTTCTTGGTTTTGGATTGGAAGCCTTTGTGTGTGTtggaacaaaagcaaaaggagtCCCCCACACTTGGGTAATGACTTGTGGAACTGATGGAACAATTACTTTTTGGGAGAGCTTAACAGGACATAG GTACATCCACAGACCTATCAACCCTGATGACCCTCCACTAGTTGAACAACCCAAGCCCCTGTATCCTTATCGCACAATAGGTTGTATCTTCAACCACCAGAAGTTCTTTGGAAATTGTCAGCCCTCTGACGCTGTGGAGGTCTGTGTGTTTGACCTGCATGATGCATCTAAGTGGAAACCCATGAGTGGAGAAGCAATAAAATCTGTATGTTCCCCTGGAACGACATCTTCAgttcccccttttcctcctctgtgtgCTTCCACAATAGATGCTGCGATAACAAGCAACGAGATAGAATTGCAGCTGAGAATACTGGTCTCTGAACACAGAAAG CATTAG